From Actinomyces slackii, a single genomic window includes:
- a CDS encoding IMPACT family protein, translating into MTEPRDSQAAPTPPALTTASRGEQPVIDLEVKRSHFLGRAARADSQEEARAFIAQARAAHPDARHHCSAFILAPPGMQPVERSNDDGEPSGTAGQPMLEALRASGLVNTVVVVTRYFGGTLLGTGGLVRAYSEAACRALSAASRVRLVTRHMWDVRVPVAQAGRLEAELRATGPRGGLEVVETIWGPTHAILALSTDSADDGALAELLAAHSQGLAVPEPAGSRIIETPVDS; encoded by the coding sequence ATGACCGAGCCCCGCGACTCCCAGGCCGCACCGACGCCCCCGGCCCTGACCACCGCATCCCGGGGCGAGCAGCCGGTCATCGACCTGGAGGTCAAGCGCTCCCACTTCCTGGGGCGCGCCGCCCGTGCGGACTCCCAGGAGGAGGCGCGAGCCTTCATCGCCCAGGCGCGGGCCGCGCATCCCGACGCCCGCCACCACTGCTCCGCCTTCATCCTGGCTCCCCCGGGCATGCAGCCGGTGGAGCGCTCCAATGACGACGGCGAGCCCTCCGGGACTGCCGGGCAGCCGATGCTGGAGGCTCTGCGGGCAAGCGGGCTGGTCAACACCGTCGTGGTCGTGACCCGGTACTTCGGCGGGACGCTCCTGGGCACCGGCGGACTGGTGCGCGCCTACTCCGAGGCGGCCTGCCGGGCGCTGTCCGCCGCCTCCCGGGTGCGCCTGGTCACGCGTCACATGTGGGATGTGCGCGTGCCCGTGGCCCAGGCCGGGCGCCTGGAGGCCGAGCTCAGGGCCACCGGCCCCCGGGGAGGGCTGGAGGTGGTCGAGACGATCTGGGGCCCCACCCACGCCATCCTGGCCCTGTCCACGGATTCGGCCGACGACGGCGCTCTGGCCGAGCTCCTGGCGGCCCACTCCCAGGGGCTGGCGGTCCCCGAGCCCGCGGGCAGCCGCATCATCGAGACCCCTGTTGACTCCTGA
- the rpmF gene encoding 50S ribosomal protein L32, with product MAVPKRKMSRSNTRNRRSQWKAQLTELNTVRIAGREVTVPRRLVRAYKEGLIER from the coding sequence ATGGCAGTCCCCAAGCGGAAGATGTCCCGCAGCAACACCCGCAACCGCCGCTCGCAGTGGAAGGCTCAGCTCACCGAGCTCAACACCGTGCGCATCGCTGGTCGTGAGGTCACTGTGCCCCGCCGCCTCGTGCGCGCCTACAAGGAAGGCCTCATCGAGCGCTGA
- the tig gene encoding trigger factor codes for MKTTVENLDPSRIKLTVEVPYEELQTSIEAAYKQIGSQIQVPGFRPGHVPNRVIDQRVGRATVIQEAVNDRLPELYREALVEADRAPMLQPEVEITELPNVTGPQGGQLGFTAEVTVRPAIELPDLEGSEITVDAVEVTDEELTEELDSLRARFGSLKSVGRKAKTGDFVTIDLTAVIDGEEVDSVSGVSYEIGKGNMLKGLDTALRGLKTDESATFTTTLAGGEHEGEEAEVTVTATAVKQRDLPEVDDEFAQMASEFDTVEELREDLAKQVTDRKIGEQAVAARDALLDKLRTEIDFEVPQAVVDQEVAQHLQAEGKAADDEHGKEIREEITNSIREQIILDVLAEQTQVGVSQDELWDFLFQTSQQYGMEPAQFIQGAQQAGQMQAFVAEIARNKSLAIALRKVTVKDSAGKAVDLSEFIGSDEADAASAEDAEADAIAEDEAAETAETVEVAEVEDSEDAEDAEDAEK; via the coding sequence GTGAAGACCACTGTCGAGAATCTCGACCCCAGCCGCATCAAGCTGACCGTGGAGGTCCCCTACGAGGAGCTCCAGACCAGTATCGAGGCCGCATACAAGCAGATCGGCTCCCAGATCCAGGTTCCGGGCTTCCGTCCCGGCCACGTCCCCAACCGGGTCATCGACCAGCGGGTGGGGCGGGCCACCGTCATCCAGGAGGCCGTCAACGACCGTCTGCCCGAGCTCTACCGCGAGGCCCTGGTCGAGGCGGACCGCGCCCCCATGCTCCAGCCCGAGGTTGAGATCACCGAGCTGCCCAACGTCACGGGCCCCCAGGGCGGTCAGCTCGGCTTCACCGCCGAGGTCACCGTCCGCCCGGCCATCGAGCTGCCGGACCTGGAGGGCTCGGAGATCACCGTGGACGCGGTGGAGGTCACCGACGAGGAGCTGACCGAGGAGCTGGACAGCCTGCGCGCCCGCTTCGGCTCGCTGAAGTCCGTGGGCCGCAAGGCCAAGACCGGTGACTTCGTGACCATCGACCTGACCGCCGTCATCGACGGCGAGGAGGTGGACTCGGTCTCCGGGGTCTCCTACGAGATCGGCAAGGGCAACATGCTCAAGGGCCTGGACACCGCCCTGCGCGGCCTGAAGACCGACGAGTCCGCCACCTTCACCACCACCCTGGCCGGTGGCGAGCACGAGGGCGAGGAGGCCGAGGTCACCGTGACCGCCACCGCCGTCAAGCAGCGCGACCTGCCCGAGGTCGACGACGAGTTCGCCCAGATGGCCTCGGAGTTCGACACGGTCGAGGAGCTGCGCGAGGACCTGGCCAAGCAGGTCACCGACCGCAAGATCGGCGAGCAGGCCGTGGCCGCGCGCGATGCCCTGCTTGACAAGCTCCGCACCGAGATCGACTTCGAGGTTCCCCAGGCCGTCGTCGACCAGGAGGTCGCCCAGCACCTCCAGGCCGAGGGCAAGGCCGCGGACGACGAGCACGGCAAGGAGATCCGCGAGGAGATCACCAACTCCATCCGTGAGCAGATCATCCTCGACGTCCTGGCCGAGCAGACTCAGGTGGGCGTCAGCCAGGACGAGCTGTGGGACTTCCTGTTCCAGACCTCCCAGCAGTACGGCATGGAGCCCGCCCAGTTCATCCAGGGCGCCCAGCAGGCCGGTCAGATGCAGGCCTTCGTCGCGGAGATCGCCCGCAACAAGTCGCTGGCCATCGCGCTGCGCAAGGTCACGGTCAAGGACTCCGCCGGCAAGGCCGTGGACCTGAGTGAGTTCATCGGCTCCGATGAGGCAGACGCCGCCTCTGCGGAGGATGCTGAGGCCGACGCCATCGCCGAGGATGAGGCTGCCGAGACCGCTGAGACCGTCGAGGTCGCCGAGGTCGAGGACTCCGAGGACGCCGAGGACGCCGAGGACGCCGAGAAGTGA
- a CDS encoding TetR/AcrR family transcriptional regulator, translating to MPTSTFANLPEPKRRRIIEALKAEFASRPYSRASVDRIAAAAGVSKGSFYQYFHDKEDAYTHLLSTLMTRRIGLAQASVPTETLRDVLTAQVLGSRAFQAEDPAGWAVLARSYADDAPASREEWALSDGVHQWALAAITAGQESGELRDDVDPGTAAWMIEHLLMGLPEFVMRRFAIDPQRAAVDGSAFDQPRIAAVAQDIIAMIVSALHASGADDDQGGSSCPS from the coding sequence ATGCCCACATCCACCTTCGCCAACCTTCCGGAGCCCAAGCGCCGTCGCATCATCGAGGCCTTGAAGGCCGAGTTCGCCTCCAGGCCCTACTCCCGCGCCTCGGTGGACCGCATCGCTGCAGCGGCCGGGGTCTCCAAGGGCAGCTTCTACCAGTACTTCCACGACAAGGAGGACGCCTACACCCACCTCCTGAGCACACTCATGACGCGCCGCATCGGACTGGCACAGGCCTCGGTGCCCACCGAGACCCTCCGCGATGTTCTCACGGCGCAGGTCCTCGGATCGCGTGCCTTCCAGGCCGAGGATCCGGCCGGCTGGGCCGTGCTGGCGCGCTCCTACGCCGACGATGCGCCCGCCAGTCGCGAGGAGTGGGCGCTGAGTGACGGCGTCCACCAGTGGGCGCTTGCAGCGATCACCGCCGGTCAGGAATCGGGCGAGCTGCGCGACGACGTCGATCCGGGCACCGCCGCCTGGATGATCGAGCACCTCCTCATGGGGCTTCCCGAGTTCGTCATGCGGCGCTTCGCGATTGACCCGCAGCGGGCGGCGGTCGACGGCAGCGCCTTCGACCAGCCGCGGATCGCCGCCGTCGCTCAGGACATCATCGCCATGATCGTCTCGGCGCTTCACGCCTCCGGGGCGGATGATGATCAAGGGGGGTCGTCATGCCCGTCATGA
- a CDS encoding ABC transporter ATP-binding protein, with the protein MSSLRCLRALGPATGRGAGAAHRGGARLRGAGPLLGADPAMPALLVRDLGYSYRGAGRRTLRGIDLEVPAGQVLGLLGPSGAGKSTLQRVLIGLLPRYTGSARVLGREVLDWGRGLYERIGVGFERPVHLGRLTLRENLVYFSRMYARATRDPDELLAMVGLGEDAEAPAAHMSKGMGIRLNLARALLPDPELLFLDEPTSGLDPAAVARVEAIIDDQRRRGCTVVVTTHDMTLAQTVCDRVGFVVDGRVVELGRPQALRRRYGQAEVTVSWEGGSASFPLAGLADDEAFHAALRRHEVHSMHSREADLAEVFLAVTGRSLG; encoded by the coding sequence ATGAGCTCTCTGCGCTGCCTGCGAGCCCTGGGGCCCGCCACCGGGAGGGGAGCGGGTGCCGCGCACCGCGGGGGCGCTCGACTCCGGGGAGCCGGACCGCTCCTGGGGGCGGACCCTGCCATGCCCGCCCTGCTGGTCCGCGACCTGGGCTACTCCTACCGCGGGGCCGGCCGCCGGACCCTGCGGGGCATCGATCTGGAGGTGCCCGCCGGCCAGGTCCTGGGCCTGCTCGGTCCCAGCGGGGCCGGCAAGTCGACCCTGCAGCGAGTGCTGATCGGCCTGCTTCCGCGGTACACGGGATCCGCCCGAGTCCTGGGCCGTGAGGTCCTCGACTGGGGGCGCGGCCTCTACGAGAGGATCGGGGTCGGATTCGAGCGCCCCGTCCACCTGGGCCGCCTCACGCTGCGGGAGAACCTCGTCTACTTCTCCCGCATGTACGCCCGGGCCACGCGCGACCCCGACGAGCTGCTGGCCATGGTCGGTCTCGGGGAGGACGCCGAGGCTCCCGCCGCCCACATGAGCAAGGGCATGGGCATCAGGCTCAACCTCGCCCGAGCCCTCCTGCCCGATCCCGAGCTGCTGTTCCTGGACGAGCCGACCTCCGGACTCGATCCGGCGGCGGTAGCGCGAGTCGAGGCGATCATCGATGATCAGCGCCGCCGCGGGTGCACGGTCGTGGTTACGACGCACGACATGACGCTGGCCCAGACGGTCTGCGACCGCGTGGGCTTCGTCGTCGATGGGCGGGTGGTCGAGCTCGGCCGTCCGCAGGCCCTGCGCCGCCGGTACGGTCAGGCCGAGGTCACTGTCTCCTGGGAGGGCGGGAGTGCGTCCTTCCCCCTGGCGGGCCTGGCCGACGACGAGGCCTTTCATGCCGCTTTGAGGCGGCACGAGGTGCACTCGATGCACAGCCGTGAGGCCGACCTCGCTGAGGTCTTCCTGGCCGTGACCGGGCGGAGCCTGGGATGA
- a CDS encoding fluoroquinolone export ABC transporter permease subunit, translating to MSRVATVIAVDVRRQAAGGFWLIAVLVGVIVAALARALPGDPGGWWPLLLLAELVVTCFYFAAAQVLAERDEGVLAALAVTPLGRGEYLAALTASLGALGLAESVVLLHLGGARPQRWGFAILAVALVCALCVLYGVIAVAGYPSMSAFLLPSGVWTLILAVPLLPLLGVGNGPWLWLHPLHGCVVMLQVALGSAPPERATPALVLGPCWVMACLLLARRRLRAVVVDGGGR from the coding sequence ATGAGCCGCGTCGCCACTGTCATCGCGGTGGATGTGCGTCGCCAGGCGGCCGGCGGCTTCTGGCTCATCGCCGTCCTGGTCGGCGTCATCGTCGCCGCACTGGCGCGAGCGCTTCCTGGCGACCCCGGGGGCTGGTGGCCGCTCCTGCTGCTGGCAGAGCTGGTTGTCACCTGCTTCTACTTCGCGGCTGCGCAGGTGCTGGCCGAGCGCGACGAGGGCGTGCTGGCGGCCCTGGCAGTCACCCCGCTTGGGCGCGGGGAGTACTTGGCGGCCCTGACGGCCTCATTGGGAGCCCTGGGGCTGGCCGAATCGGTCGTGCTGCTGCATCTGGGCGGCGCCCGCCCGCAGCGATGGGGCTTCGCGATTCTCGCCGTGGCCCTGGTCTGCGCCCTCTGCGTTCTCTACGGGGTCATCGCCGTTGCCGGCTATCCCTCGATGAGCGCCTTCCTGCTCCCATCGGGGGTCTGGACGCTGATACTGGCTGTTCCCCTCCTCCCCCTTCTGGGGGTGGGGAATGGGCCATGGCTCTGGCTCCATCCGCTCCACGGCTGCGTGGTCATGCTCCAGGTCGCCCTCGGCTCGGCTCCGCCCGAGCGGGCGACGCCCGCCCTTGTCCTGGGGCCGTGCTGGGTCATGGCCTGCCTCCTGCTGGCGCGCCGACGCCTGAGGGCCGTGGTGGTCGACGGGGGAGGGCGCTGA
- a CDS encoding solute carrier family 23 protein, translating to MPLHPSTPITAKDPVDAVPPVGRLTVLGIQHVLAFYAGAVVVPLVIATGLKLDSATTIHLINADLLTCGIATIIQSVGLGKRIGVRLPLIQGVTFTAVSPLIAIGLAATGGKGGVEGLPAMYGSIIAAGLATFLAAPYFAKLLRFFPPVVTGSLLTVMGTTLMSVSAMDIVSWGANAGPGQDASALTLRGLAYALATLAIIVAVQRIFKGFMSTIAVLVGLITATAAALALGDADFSGVQQAAPLGITTPFYFGIPQFTITGIVSMIIVMAVTAVETTGDVFATGEVVGRRITPRHIAAALRADGLSTLLGGILNSFPYTCFAQNVGLVRLTRVKSRWVVTAAGVLMIILGVLPKAGAVVAAIPTPVIGGASLAMFASVAVVGIQTLGKVDMRDNRNAVIVSTSVGLALLVTFKPDIANVMPSWLAILFGSGVTIGAISAVVLNIVFFHLGAQRGADVAVVSGRPVDLKAVNAMDRQEFVRAFADLYEGATWPAERAWQRRPFASGAELHRALEEEVLSASAQEQEELIAGYLPVVDLLLGEGGDAQAELDTASLALGEFDDAERAELQGLADAYQERFGRPLVMCVSRAADRSQLIARGWQRVEASPAREARMALGEVIDIAQARFETRVADANPIRSAWSRAFEQLD from the coding sequence GTGCCCCTGCACCCGTCCACCCCGATCACCGCCAAAGACCCCGTTGACGCCGTGCCCCCGGTGGGCCGGCTCACCGTGCTGGGCATCCAGCACGTCCTGGCCTTCTACGCCGGCGCCGTCGTCGTCCCCCTGGTCATCGCCACCGGGCTGAAGCTGGACAGCGCCACCACCATCCACCTCATCAACGCCGACCTGCTGACCTGCGGCATCGCCACGATCATCCAGTCCGTGGGCCTGGGCAAGCGGATCGGCGTGCGCCTGCCCCTCATCCAGGGCGTGACCTTCACCGCCGTCTCCCCGCTCATTGCCATCGGCCTGGCGGCCACCGGCGGCAAGGGCGGCGTCGAGGGCCTGCCCGCCATGTACGGATCGATCATCGCCGCGGGCCTGGCCACCTTCCTGGCCGCCCCGTACTTCGCCAAGCTGCTGCGATTCTTCCCGCCCGTGGTCACCGGCAGCCTGCTGACCGTCATGGGCACCACACTCATGAGCGTATCCGCCATGGACATCGTCTCGTGGGGCGCCAATGCCGGGCCGGGCCAGGACGCCTCGGCCCTGACCCTCAGGGGGCTGGCCTACGCCCTGGCGACCCTGGCGATCATCGTGGCGGTCCAGCGGATCTTCAAGGGCTTCATGTCCACCATCGCCGTCCTGGTCGGGCTGATCACCGCCACCGCCGCAGCCCTGGCCCTGGGGGATGCCGACTTCTCCGGAGTCCAGCAGGCCGCACCCCTGGGCATCACCACGCCCTTCTACTTCGGCATCCCCCAGTTCACGATCACCGGGATCGTCTCGATGATCATCGTCATGGCCGTCACGGCCGTGGAGACCACCGGGGATGTCTTCGCCACCGGAGAGGTGGTGGGCAGGCGCATCACGCCCCGCCACATCGCCGCCGCGCTGCGCGCCGACGGGCTGTCCACCCTGCTGGGGGGCATTCTCAACTCCTTCCCCTACACCTGCTTCGCCCAGAACGTGGGACTGGTGCGCCTGACCCGGGTCAAGTCCCGCTGGGTGGTCACGGCCGCCGGCGTCCTCATGATCATCCTGGGCGTGCTGCCCAAGGCGGGGGCCGTGGTGGCGGCGATCCCCACGCCCGTGATCGGCGGGGCGAGCCTGGCCATGTTCGCCTCAGTGGCGGTGGTGGGGATCCAGACCCTGGGCAAGGTCGACATGCGCGACAACCGCAACGCGGTCATCGTCTCGACCTCGGTGGGCCTGGCGCTGCTGGTGACCTTCAAGCCGGATATCGCCAACGTGATGCCCTCCTGGCTGGCGATCCTCTTCGGGTCGGGGGTGACGATCGGGGCGATCAGCGCCGTGGTTCTCAACATCGTGTTCTTCCACCTCGGCGCGCAGCGGGGCGCGGACGTGGCCGTGGTCTCCGGGCGCCCCGTGGACCTCAAGGCGGTCAACGCCATGGATCGCCAGGAGTTCGTGCGGGCCTTCGCCGACCTGTACGAGGGCGCGACCTGGCCGGCCGAGAGGGCCTGGCAGCGCCGCCCCTTCGCCTCCGGCGCCGAGCTGCACCGGGCCCTGGAGGAGGAGGTCCTCTCGGCCAGCGCCCAGGAGCAGGAGGAGCTGATCGCCGGCTACCTGCCCGTGGTCGATCTCCTCCTGGGCGAGGGCGGGGACGCCCAGGCCGAGCTGGACACCGCCTCCCTGGCCCTGGGCGAGTTCGACGACGCCGAGAGGGCCGAGCTCCAGGGCCTGGCCGATGCCTACCAGGAGAGATTCGGTCGTCCCCTGGTCATGTGCGTCTCGCGCGCGGCCGATCGCAGCCAGTTGATCGCCCGCGGCTGGCAGCGCGTGGAGGCCTCACCGGCTCGTGAGGCCCGCATGGCCCTGGGAGAGGTCATCGACATCGCCCAGGCGCGCTTCGAGACCAGGGTGGCCGACGCCAACCCCATCCGCAGCGCCTGGTCCCGCGCCTTCGAGCAGCTGGACTGA
- a CDS encoding FadR/GntR family transcriptional regulator, whose translation MQSTHGVMADIIAAPTTQASVAMEGIKEYILRENLQPGQALPTESRLCAALGVSRSSVREAVRTLVALDIVEVRHGHGMFVGRVSMRPMVESLVFRGRLHPGDDHQGLRDVVEVRATLDQALAPHVIEAWTGRDDEELDAIVEEMDAKAQAGLLFADEDRRFHLRMLEPLDNKLFRHLTDAFWAVHTLTVPLLGAPAPDDILKTVRAHRDMLAAARAGDIEAYRQATSQHYAPLLSALTTG comes from the coding sequence ATGCAGAGCACACACGGCGTGATGGCCGACATCATCGCTGCCCCCACCACCCAGGCATCCGTGGCCATGGAGGGGATCAAGGAGTACATCCTGCGGGAGAACCTCCAGCCCGGCCAGGCCCTGCCCACCGAGTCCCGCCTGTGCGCGGCTCTGGGCGTCTCGCGCTCCTCGGTGCGCGAGGCCGTGCGCACCCTGGTGGCCCTCGACATCGTCGAGGTCCGCCACGGGCACGGCATGTTCGTCGGGAGAGTCTCCATGCGGCCCATGGTCGAGTCCCTCGTCTTCCGCGGCCGCCTCCACCCCGGGGATGATCACCAGGGCCTGCGTGACGTCGTCGAGGTGCGCGCCACCCTGGATCAGGCGCTGGCCCCCCATGTCATCGAGGCCTGGACCGGCCGCGATGATGAGGAGCTGGACGCCATCGTCGAGGAGATGGATGCCAAGGCCCAGGCCGGACTGCTCTTCGCCGATGAGGACCGCCGCTTCCACCTGCGGATGCTCGAGCCCCTGGACAACAAGCTCTTCCGGCACCTGACCGACGCCTTCTGGGCGGTCCACACCCTGACCGTGCCCCTGCTGGGCGCCCCCGCGCCCGACGACATCCTCAAAACCGTCAGGGCGCACCGCGACATGCTCGCCGCGGCCCGAGCCGGAGATATTGAGGCCTACCGGCAGGCGACCTCACAGCACTACGCGCCCCTGCTCTCCGCGCTGACAACCGGGTGA
- a CDS encoding ABC transporter substrate-binding protein: protein MAIITPASSSRRDFFKLSGTLGLAAGLAASVSACGGSGASSGGANSSASGAQEVTNKDGVITAGISYELGTNGYDPMTTSAALTVAANWHTMEGLTELHPDTREVYAALGAELPTMVDDTTYEVTLRKDAVFSNGAAVTAADVVFSFERVLNPDNMSIYSQFLTFLDKVEAKDDSTVTITLKHPYSLVAERLSVVKIVPKAAVEADAKAFDMSPVGSGPYTMTDNGAASQKIVFARNEKYNGPRPALASSMTWQILPDDTTRTNAITSGTVQAIDAVPAANLSSMKEPVTVAAEQGFSLLFVMFNGTTFSDVKARQAVLHALDYTKICETGMAGLATPATCFVQEGHPAYKKSSTVYSLDAAKATSLLAEAGVTSINLLCTDHGWFSSVRPIIRENLEALGVSVTYDEKQSADAYKFIDSAEGPWDVLVAPGDPSVFGNDADLLMRWWYGADLWTDTRMHWKGSESYTAIQTALDEAVKLKGDEQIAAWQKIFDQLSQAVPLYPIFHRKSPTAYNSQTLQNFQPIALTGLSFVDVGSTQS, encoded by the coding sequence ATGGCGATCATCACTCCGGCGAGCTCCAGCCGCCGGGACTTCTTCAAGCTTTCCGGCACCCTGGGGCTGGCTGCAGGACTGGCCGCCTCTGTGTCGGCCTGCGGCGGATCGGGTGCCTCCTCCGGAGGGGCGAACTCCTCGGCCTCCGGGGCGCAGGAGGTCACCAACAAGGACGGCGTCATCACCGCCGGCATCTCCTACGAGCTGGGCACCAATGGCTATGACCCCATGACCACCTCCGCGGCGCTGACGGTGGCCGCCAACTGGCACACCATGGAGGGCCTGACCGAGCTGCACCCCGACACCCGCGAGGTCTACGCGGCCCTGGGCGCAGAGCTGCCCACCATGGTCGATGACACCACCTACGAGGTGACCCTGCGCAAGGACGCGGTCTTCTCCAACGGCGCCGCCGTGACGGCGGCCGATGTGGTCTTCTCCTTCGAGCGCGTGCTCAACCCGGACAACATGTCCATCTACTCCCAGTTCCTGACCTTCCTGGACAAGGTGGAGGCCAAGGACGACTCCACGGTGACCATCACGCTCAAGCACCCCTACTCCCTGGTGGCCGAGCGCCTCTCGGTGGTCAAGATCGTGCCCAAGGCGGCTGTGGAGGCGGATGCCAAGGCCTTCGACATGAGCCCGGTGGGCTCGGGCCCCTACACGATGACGGACAACGGCGCCGCCTCCCAGAAGATCGTCTTCGCGCGCAACGAGAAGTACAACGGACCGCGCCCCGCCCTGGCCAGCTCCATGACCTGGCAGATCCTGCCCGACGACACCACCCGCACCAACGCCATCACCTCGGGAACCGTCCAGGCCATCGACGCGGTGCCCGCCGCCAACCTGTCCTCCATGAAGGAGCCGGTCACGGTGGCGGCCGAGCAGGGCTTCAGCCTGCTGTTCGTCATGTTCAACGGCACCACCTTCTCCGATGTCAAGGCCCGCCAGGCCGTGCTCCACGCCCTGGACTACACCAAGATCTGCGAGACCGGCATGGCAGGCCTGGCCACACCGGCCACCTGCTTCGTCCAGGAGGGCCACCCCGCCTACAAGAAGTCCTCGACGGTCTACAGCCTCGACGCCGCCAAGGCCACCTCCCTGCTGGCAGAGGCAGGCGTGACCTCCATCAACCTGCTGTGCACCGACCATGGCTGGTTCTCCTCGGTGCGCCCCATCATCCGGGAGAACCTGGAGGCCCTGGGGGTGAGCGTCACCTACGACGAGAAGCAGTCCGCGGACGCCTACAAGTTCATCGACAGCGCCGAGGGCCCCTGGGATGTCCTGGTGGCGCCGGGCGATCCCTCGGTGTTCGGCAACGATGCCGACCTGCTCATGCGCTGGTGGTATGGCGCCGACCTGTGGACCGACACCCGCATGCACTGGAAGGGCAGCGAGTCCTACACCGCCATCCAGACCGCTCTGGATGAGGCGGTCAAGCTCAAGGGGGACGAGCAGATCGCCGCATGGCAGAAGATCTTCGACCAGCTCTCCCAGGCCGTTCCGCTCTACCCGATCTTCCACCGCAAGTCCCCCACGGCCTACAACTCTCAGACCCTGCAGAACTTCCAGCCGATCGCCCTGACGGGCCTGTCCTTCGTCGACGTCGGCTCCACGCAGTCCTGA
- a CDS encoding ABC transporter permease — MSNLLRLIGRRLAALPVMVLGVTLLVFVVMSLSSADPARLALGESASPDALEQYRIAHNLDDPLLKRYWDYLVGLLHGDLGTSFTGVKISDMVATAFPITLQLTFIGIAAAVVVATALGVIAALYRDRWPDQIIRVISIACLATPSFWLALLLIQWLGDVPGGTGTFPSVVTTWVHFEDDPTGYINQIFLPALAVAVPNAGSLTRVVRTAMVEELDRDYVRTAIGGGIPKHVVVARNVLRNALITPLTVLGLRIGYAMGGAVVIEMIFNIQGMGQLIFQGITRNDVNIVQGVSITVALAFILINIVVDMLYVLVNPRIRSV; from the coding sequence GTGTCCAATCTCCTGCGACTGATCGGACGGCGCCTGGCCGCGCTGCCGGTCATGGTGCTGGGCGTGACGCTGCTCGTCTTCGTCGTCATGTCGCTGTCCTCGGCCGATCCCGCGCGCCTGGCGCTGGGGGAGTCGGCCTCGCCCGACGCCCTGGAGCAGTACCGCATCGCCCACAACCTCGACGACCCGCTGCTCAAGCGGTACTGGGACTACCTCGTGGGCCTGCTCCATGGGGACCTGGGCACGTCCTTCACCGGGGTCAAGATCTCCGACATGGTCGCCACGGCCTTCCCCATCACCCTGCAGCTGACCTTCATCGGCATCGCAGCGGCCGTGGTGGTGGCCACCGCCCTGGGCGTGATCGCCGCCCTGTACCGCGACCGCTGGCCCGACCAGATCATCCGCGTGATCTCCATCGCCTGCCTGGCCACCCCCTCCTTCTGGCTGGCCCTGCTGCTCATCCAGTGGCTCGGCGATGTGCCCGGCGGCACGGGGACCTTCCCCTCGGTGGTGACCACCTGGGTTCACTTCGAGGATGATCCCACCGGCTACATCAACCAGATCTTCCTGCCGGCCCTGGCCGTGGCCGTGCCCAATGCCGGTTCCCTGACACGGGTGGTGCGCACCGCCATGGTCGAGGAGCTCGACCGCGACTACGTGCGCACCGCCATCGGCGGAGGCATTCCCAAGCACGTCGTGGTGGCCCGCAACGTGCTGCGCAACGCGCTCATCACGCCCCTGACGGTGCTGGGCCTGCGCATCGGCTACGCCATGGGCGGGGCCGTGGTCATCGAGATGATCTTCAACATCCAGGGCATGGGCCAGCTCATCTTCCAGGGAATCACCCGCAACGACGTCAACATCGTCCAGGGGGTCTCCATCACCGTGGCCCTGGCCTTCATCCTCATCAACATCGTGGTCGACATGCTCTACGTGCTTGTCAACCCGCGAATCAGGAGCGTGTGA